From the Papaver somniferum cultivar HN1 chromosome 2, ASM357369v1, whole genome shotgun sequence genome, the window gacaattgttcttgcacacacttcacccttgTATTGACCTTacgcacacccttgtgaattttcttAAGAAGACTCGAGGTGGTAGGATCACATGAATCGTCAAGGgaatcatctctttgtcttttgcacacattctcccttatacgtatgaaagtacagggacgaacaggtttgggaaccccaagagaatttccaattgaatcaaaaccacgTTCAAggaaaatttgactaatcaagcaagggtaacctaaattcttgttgggtgaagtcatcgaagtcatttgataAATGATGAAGCCACAATATCGAGACTCggaacacccaattcaaggaaatagaccaattccacaaactcacgactccatCGAGAATTcacaattgtggagggacaaagattatagATACCGAGTTTTCCGAAAGCCATCAAGTCCACACTAagaacattagtaggaaactttccttgattccacgCAACTTCTTACCACAAAGACCAAGAGATATATCTTCATGTGATGGTCGTTCATCAGTTGGCCTAGGTAGACAAACATTTCCCAACGGAATTTTGGTAATtttcgaaatcaactctctattaacaagaaacctttctctatttatcatggttttgaattctaTTTTTccgagatcaacatcatgaatgttggcatagaaaattcttgtgagtgtatcaaatccttgaccaagaccatcaaagatgtttccaagattgaatttttcaaagaaaactaaatcctctttatatccactagaaaaatccaatttttggaatgaaccttgaacatCTTTCTTTTTAATCTTCCTCCAAAGAAGTTTCAATGGAGGAAATACAAGAACCCTAAAGTGTTCACGTACGCGTACTGATGGGATGAATAAGAAGGTGTGAGTACTTCCCTTTTATAAGACCCAccaatgggcttggacccgtttatgaaccgcgacccaccaAGGGAATGTGGGATTTTCTTTGAAGTTCGCATATCAAGGTTGTGCATCCAGTGACAACACAATTTGTGAGAGAagacggatgcagtagaaagctctattcaaaattccaaaaaggaTAGAATAAAATTCTTAACCCAACTGTACACAAATCAACCCATTtgttgccccatctcaagatatatatacaaatggggtagtgccaggcCTGTTACCAAGAGGTATGATGTCCAGAGGAAGCCTCATGCaatatttctggttgatatttatGAGCAGTCCTagtgatataatcaaagtaatgatgataatcagggttgtcaGCGCTTTCTATCTTCTTTTTGATGTGATAGGAAAGAAGATTCTTATGATTCCTTGACCTtatgtcaaaaacatgagaacccACATTGGACATACTTGTGTTGACAGAGTGTTCAGTCCGTACATCATTATTCCGTAGTTTTACATGTACATAAATTTTATCGGGTCGATTATtaaacttaacagaattaagtttttctaagaatctgaAAATGCTTTCAAATgatctaaatagatctttgtcaattgatccattacgatagtatttctcaaaaagattaagagttaatctagtgaaagtccatatctttgagcgtaatgaacgttttctcaatcttctattctttttatttttttctttagattgtttctcatcatctaagttttccaaattcttagatgaaatgagattattaTAAAAAACCGAAGGTTttgtccataataatctttgaacaatctttaagaaattctggcgtgcgttacagatgccaaaagcaagttttccaaagaaatttcccataggaaaTTTTTTAAGGATCaaataaacacaaacttatgaggtttaTAATGTTTGccttctctaataccaattgaaaagcgggggtctaacaaccacacccaatatttcgattagcaatctgtatggactaactccaatatacttataaaagaatcaactagacagtcagactcaatcttaatgaaagtatatcaaagagttatatctctttttctcgattcaatacttactcaagcaaatagaaatttgcgagtctaattgaatacaagagaaatcacttgaacgctaccaaagaccaatgttcaagtatcaatcaatttcaatcaacaaccaaaggttggatttaccatttgattgattcaaaagcacaacctgtgatatttcaattatataacaaaatatagtgcggaaaagaaataacacagatactagaagttttgtttacgaggaaaccacaaatgcagaaaaaccccgggacctagtccagattgaacacacgttgtattaatccgctatagacactagcctactacaaactaacttcggtctagactgtagttgaacctcaatcaatctcacactgatccaaggtacagttgctatcctacgtctctgatcctagcaggatactacgcacttcattcccttagttgatattaGAATCAGTAAGAAAATTTATAATACCTCAGGAGAAAATTTATTGAGTTCAAAACTCTAGGGTTTAGACACTCAAGTTGAGAATAATTAAAATCACAAATATTAGAATCAGTAAGAAAATTTCGGTAATCTATCTAAACTCTAGGGTTTTTGGCATTCTGAAATATTGATGTTTCAATTTTGAAATTGATTCATCTTACTGTCTCTTTACATTATCTAACTCGAACGATCACCATAATCTCCGAGTGTTGTTTTTAGAGTTGTTTCATCTTTTGTGGAGTACATTAAAAAATATAATCATATCTCAGTTTTGGGAAAAACTAAAACTTAATGTATTGCAGATAGATAGATTAATGTTTTTGACATGTGAAGAATAGAATTGTTTTTCTTAACGCACAAACTTAAGTACCAAGAAGATTAAATATCTAATGTTTACTAGCAGCAAATACCAAAAAGAAACCATTAGTTATGCTCTTAAGAACTGTAAGATATTTCTAGAATTCTTTGTAAGTAAATATTCAAAATTTCTTGCTTTTTTGTTTATATAAATTGGACTTTGAATTTTTCAGGTCTAAATAAGATTGTTTTTGATTAAAAATCGTGCCCTATCGATGGAGATACTAGCGATTCATACAAGCTAAATCCTCTAATCGATAATTTGGCCAAAGAAAAAATTTCCATTTCATTAATTTATTTCTATCTCTATCTAAATTCTTTGGATCTTTATCAAGATGCTTGCTCTCCTCCAAAAAAGTACCGCAGTTCTTTATGTTGTTCTTATTGTAAAATGTTTTCTTTCTATCCAAAACATTTCTTTTTTCCGAGTTTAAACAAATTTGAATTCTCAATTCTCTACGACATCTAGGAGCTAAAATATTTTCAGGAACAACAAAAGCATAATTTTTTTCATCTCTCTTTTCAAGCACCCTTTCATGTCTATGTCTTTTAATGGATTcatcaaaagaattattataaccgTTTTCTTTTTGTTGGTTTTTTCTATTAGTTTGGTGATTACTCTTATGGACCAGTGAAATAACTATGGTTTGATACATAATAAAAAGTCCATCTCCTTGTATAGACAGGCGAACAGGTTCAATAATCAATACTCCTTTGTTTATCAATTCTGTAAGATTTAGATCTTTTTGAATCAGCAATATATCCAGACGCATTTCTCCTCTTTGAATAGAGGATATCGCAATTTGCTTTGGATTGTTCAGTCTAAGCAGGAGACAATATATCTGGATACTATTAATTATTCTTTGATCCAAAGAACTATGCCATCtcagttgaaaaataaaatatctttTCAGGAAAAAATCTAGTTCCGCTTCTGTGGTACTCTTCCATTTATTTTGATTTCTACTCTTTTTCATGTATGAGTCACTGTCATCCTCGTTAACTTCTTTTTCTTGGTTTGATAGATCTGATCCaatatcttcttggtctgattcttctttttcttcttggtctgattcttctttttcttcttggtctgattcttctttttcttcttgattttgattttctaattcaagatcttttttttttagctttttattttCACTGGTGGTTTTCTTTCCATTAAAATGGAAAAGAAGTGATTTTGTTGGTATAATCCACGGTTTAATCCTATATGTATCATATAGCCCCAACAATTCTGGGAAGAACCAAAGGTGCAGATTTGATATGGGGCGGTTTAGTATTTCTTCATTCATCCCCATCcaatcaaaaaaaaagttttttccaCTGGACGGTTTTATTTGTTTATCAATCGCAAGATACGAAAGATCCTTCGTATCAATTTGATTTATGATTGAATAATAGTTAATTCCTGTTTTAGTATTTTTATCCATGCGGGTCTCAGTATCCATATTAGCCCAAGCCTCAATATCGATCTTCTTtctaagacaaaaagaaacgatTCTCCAATCAAAATATTTTCTATCCGGATTTTTATCCGTATCAACAATACAATCTTCTCCTAGATAATGACTCATATATATGCCTGCCGGCATATAAAAAATTGGGGGTTTATTTGTGTTGTAGTTATAGGGAATTTTTCGGCTTCCCTTTACTTGTAATGGTGATAGAGAAATATATGAATCCTTCCCTTCTCTATAATTGATATATTTCTGTGATAAAAGATCATATCCAtacttttttttaaaaatttttgtTTTACTCGATAATGAATCCATTACATAAGCATTTTGCTTCTTATAATGAAATACATTTTTTTGTTCATATGAATCCAATTTTCTTGATGCCTTGTTTGAAATCGTATGACTTTGATTGACTCCATTTCGTTGTTTTTGTAGAGCTAATTGAGACGATGTAATCTTAGATAAATTATATTGATAGTTATAATGACTGTTTAACCAATTTTTCCACCCATTCGTTTCAAAATTGCTAAGTTTTTTATGTCTTGATTCAGAataaagtattccttgtgttccaaaaaatttctttattctATCTTTAAGAAAAAAAGACGTTCCATTATATTGAAGTACAGATCTCATGTGATATTTGTTAATCACTTGGGTTTGTGATAATTTGTAAAATACATATGCCTGTGACAAGTCAACTGGGGCACAAAAATGATGTAAATTCTTATTACTAATATTTGAAAGTTCCCTCTTTTTAGTcgaaattacatgaattttttttttttttttttcttcaacttcttctttctttatttcAGCATTGTAACTTTTTTTATCAATCTCTCCTTTTTTTAAGTCTAGGGAAAATTGTGCATTGATCCTGGGAATATTAATGAGATATAGAAGGGTGTCCATATATATCTTTTCAATCAAAAAGTTTAAAAAAGAGTGTCGTTTACGTATtaatctagcacttcttctttggAATATCCGCAAAAAGCTTTTTGGCGCTTCTAATCTTTTATCGTTACAACTTGTATCGTTAGGATTAATATTTCTATCTGGAATTAGAAacgtttttttcttttcatttattatttatttgtttgaaaCGGTTCCCAAATACCTGTTTTACGTCTTTGAGCGCGCATAGAACCTTTGATTATATCTCGACGAAAATCCGATTCTTGCGCATAACGTAGGACAAACACTTCTTCTACTTCATCATTAGTATTCGTTGTACTATTTGTACGTTCGGTATCTGTAAAAATGACTACATGGTTGGCCTTTCTTGACCTAATTTCATGATCCTCAGCCGTTTCTTCTAAAATTGTTCCATCTTGTTGATCCAAACTGGTAATCAATTTGTATGACCATTGAGGAACTTCTTTACGTATTTCTTTTATTCCAATGGATTCCTTTATAATTCTTTGATGATGTCTATCGGGTGTAACCGCATCAAATAAAAATTTCGTTCTATTTTCTGAATTAAGTTTTCCTTCTTCTGGAAGGAAGTATTTTCTCtcaaatttttcctttttttcttcaaattcttggtAGTTTGTGGGAAGTATATTATGAAATTTATTTATCCAAATCCAACCTTCTTCTGAGAAAGCCTCATTCATATTCAAACTTGAgtttaaatactttttttttttttcgcttCCACGGCGGGTTCCGTTCAAAAAAGGATCATACCTTTCAGGCAGGCAGTCTTGTTCAGTCTCATCATTGCAGAATCTAATCCTTTTTTCAAGTACATCCAGTTTCAGAGACCCCCTTTCTATAGCATCAATTCTATTGAAAAATGCGTTGTTTatgttcgtttttttttttttgttggtataaACCCAATTATTATACAATTCTTCAGAAGAGGGTTTTTCAGTTGTGGACAAAAGTATCTTTCCTTTTATCATTTCCAAAAAGATTGACAAACTAGGTGGATATGTAAAAGAGATTCTTTCTTTTCCATCACTTtcacatgtaaaaaaaaaatagtgtgaCATTTCGTCTCGGACAGCATCttcaaattgatcatttttgataTATCGCACTGGACGATTCCATCGTTTATAGTCGAAAAGAAGAGTAACAAGAGGTTTTTCAAACCAGAGGAGGTCTTTATCTTCTTTAAGTTTAAGTATTTCTAACTTCGAATTTTCTTCCGAACAAAGGGAAGGGGAAGGGTCTTCTTCGATGGATCCTTCTTCCTGTTTAGTCCCCTTCGTTTCAGAAATTGTTTCGATTTCTACATCTGTTTCTCCCTCACTTTCCCCCCTTTCTTCCGTTTCGGCAGTTTCTTCTTTTAGTTTCTTAGTAACAATAGGCGACGGCATTCTGCCTAAATAGTAGACACAGGTGATAAATAAGAGAATACTAAAGATTCGAGCCATAGAATTTCTCAATTCTGACACAAGGTACTTATTCGATCTAATAGAATTATTTTTCCGTATCCAGAATAATACCAATCCAACCCATTTCATGAATAAAATGTGACCAATTAACCAACCAACAAAACTACTTGTTACAAATAACATCTTGTTGTTGCATCGAAACATATAAATGTTGACTAATCTGGCTAATGTTGAACTCGGTAAAATGAAATGGTTGAATAATTGAAAAATGAGATTATTCAGGAATACACATTGAATGCTGAGATTACGCATTGAGTTTCTGGTAGTAGATCCATAATCAAAAACGTTTTTGTGGTTGTTCCAGAAGAAATGAAACAAAAGATACGGTAGAACTAGGACAGTTATTTATGAGGTCTACCCAATGCTAGATGGAGAGGCGCATAATAGATCGATATGAACATCATGAGCTGTCCCGTAATAAAACCCGTTGTTGCTGATACCTCCTTCTCGGTTCCTTCTTCCATAACCCGAGCTCGGAGAAGGAAGAGATAAGAGGGCCCTATGGAGAATGTGGTCAGAAATCCATAATAGAGTCCGACCACAACGACCGAATTTATTATCTTCATGCATAAGGATAATAGATTACCTAGTAGAAAAGATTTCAAAATCATCACAAAccccccttttttcttttctattgcaatttctcgattattatatgatgatttcttAACTTTCCATATATAGAAATAGAAACAGATAGACTAGAAACGACATCTCTTATGTCAATGACACCAAAGGGATATTAAATGAATGGAATTGAGATATGGATGGAATTGGGATATGGATGGAATATAATGAAATTGAGACACTTTGAGGTTCCCTATGAAATGAGGCATGGAACGAAGCCACTACGAAGAAGTTCCGGGAGTTACGAAGGAAGCTTCGGGCTCATATTGGTCATGGGTTGAGAATGGGAATTGAACTCTATGAGCTCGAATTTCCCGTTGTTCCTCAgtagctcagtggtagagcggTCGGCTGTTAACTGATTGGTCGTAGGTTCGAATCCTACTTggggagattttattcattctgAATGAAAGAATTCAGAATGAAATGAAAGGGCTCGCGTTGACCGTTAGGAGTAGGTAACCCGTTCCCTGTCTTTCTTTCTATTGCATTCTATCCCATCGTATCACATTCTGTTCTGCGATATTTGAGAATCGCCGTCAATACCTCGGTGTAGATCCGGGATAATCCTTTGTTCCATAGCCCTGGGGCTATTTACAACTAGCCAATTAATCATTCTCAGATGTACTAGTACTAGCAGTGCATCAAAGATGCAGTCATCGATTCTCCCGAGAGGCTACAATTACCGCGAGCAAACATATTAATGACGAGTCACGCTTTTTTGCTATGCCACTAATACTTGTACTTGCTCTGCTAGTCAGCCCAAGCCTGACTGAGGAAGAATATGGCTGAGGAAGAATATGGATTCGGGCCGGGCATAAATTCTTTCATGATGGAATCATTCGCgataaataagaaaaaaagaaaaagtaagacCATTCCGTTTCGACAAAAGACTCACACCCAAGTTACATAACTTTGGGTCCACTATCCCGATCAGTATTTTCCTACCCCCAGAGGTAAAGGAAAGGTCCTTCCCTTTTGGGCCAGTTGTGGGCGAGGAGGGATTCGAACCCCCGACACCGTGGTTCGTAGCCACGTGCTCTAATCCTCTGAGCTACAGGCCCCACCCCGTCTCCACAGGATCTGTTCTCGGGAGTACCCTAAAAAAGGAACCTTTCCTCAGCCATTTCATTTAGGGTTAAGAAGATGTGGAAAGCGCGTTTATCTCTAGAAGAAGGGTGCCTTCCGAGGTGTGAAGTGGGAGAGAAGGGATGTAATAATTGGGGTTTTGAAGAAAACgaccttttcattttttttcatattgaatAAGTAATAAGAATGAGAGGTGTTAAGCTTTTTATCATCCTGGCGTCGAGCTATTTTTCCGCAGGNNNNNNNNNNNNNNNNNNNNNNNNNNNNNNNNNNNNNNNNNNNNNNNNNNNNNNNNNNNNNNNNNNNNNNNNNNNNNNNNNNNNNNNNNNNNNNNNNNNNNNNNNNNNNNNNNNNNNNNNNNNNNNNNNNNNNNNNNNNNNNNNNNNNNNNNNNNNNNNNNNNNNNNNNNNNNNNNNNNNNNNNNNNNNNNNNNNNNNNNNNNNNNNNNNNNNNNNNNNNNNNNNNNNNNNNNNNNNNNNNNNNNNNNNNNNNNNNNNNNNNNNNNNNNNNNNNNNNNNNNNNNNNNNNNNNNNNNNNNNNNNNNNNNNNNNNNNNNNNNNNNNNNNNNNNNNNNNNNNNNNNNNNNNNNNNNNNNNNNNNNNNNNNNNNNNNNNNNNNNNNNNNNNNNNNNNNNNNNNNNNNNNNNNNNNNNNNNNNNNNNNNNNNNNNNNNNNNNNNNNNNNNNNNNNNNNNNNNNNNNNNNNNNNNNNNNNNNNNNNNNNNNNNNNNNNNNNNNNNNNNNNNNNNNNNNNNNNNNNNNNNNNNNNNNNNNNNNNNNNNNNNNNNNNNNNNNNNNNNNNNNNNNNNNNNNNNtttgtgtttttttttttgttattcttttttctagGTCTTTAAAAATGGGTTTTAAAAAAGAAGGTCGTCTTCGAGGAGAACCAAAAGGAAATTCAGTTTCCATCCCCCAGACTGTCAAAAAGCAAGAATTTTCCTTTATTccccttggatttttatgatgaGATCGTTTCTTAGAACTGTTCCAAGGTTTCGGATAGAAAGGATATAGGATCTTTATCTGAATACCCTCTGTTAACCAATTTTTTGGAAATTCCATTTCGGATAATTGAACACCATTATAGGTGCATTTAACATGCATTTCTCTACCCCACTCTCTCCAATCCTCATTCCATTCCGGGGGTTGAAATAATAAGATACGGCTGACGTTTTTAGCTATTATCAATGAAAGCAATCCAATATATTTTCTAAAAATCGAGTGGGCTATTAACAAGCAACCCCTTATTGATTGACCAAATAGAACAGTATCCCAGCTTTCCGCTACTGCTAGCCGGTCATTTTCCTcccctttcttcttcctttttttatccttttcttttgtctctTCCTCAAAACTGGAATTTTTTAATTCCGTACTTTTTATCATCCAATTCTTAAAAAGAAGATTCCAAATTCGGGAGGTATcagcagaaaaaaaaaactttttgtagATTCTGTCCAAAAAAAGGGGGGAATGGATATTTGTTTGAAACGGTTCCCAAATACCTGTTTTACGTCTTTGAGCGCGCATAGAACCTTTGATTATATCTCGACGAAAATCCGATTCTTGCGCATAACGTAGGACAAACACTTCTTCTACTTCATCATTAGTATTCGTTGTACTATTTGTACGTTCGGTATCTGTAAAAATGACTACATGGTTGGCCTTTCTTGACCTAATTTCATGATCCTCAGCCGTTTCTTCTAAAATTGTTCCATCTTGTTGATCCAAACTGGTAATCAATTTGTATGACCATTGAGGAACTTCTTTACGTATTTCTTTTATTCCAATGGATTCCTTTATAATTCTTTGATGATGTCTATCGGGTGTAACCGCATCAAATAAAAATTTCGTTCTATTTTCTGAATTAAGTTTTCCTTCTTCTGGAAGGAAGTATTTTCTCtcaaatttttcctttttttcctcaaattcttGGTAGTTTGTGGGAAGTATATTATGAAATTTATTTATCCAAATCCAACCTTCTTCTGAGAAAGCCTCATTCATATTCAAACTTGAgtttaaatactttttttttttttcgcttCCACGGCGGGTTCCGTTCAAAAAAGGATCATACCTTTCAGGCAGGCAGTCTTGTTCAGTCTCATCATTGCAGAATCTAATCCTTTTTTCAAGTACATCCAGTTTCAGAGACCCCCTTTCTAGAGCATCAATTCTATTGAAAAATGCGTTGTTTatgttcgtttttttttttttgttggtttaaaCCCAATTATTATACAATTCTTCAGAAGAGGGTTTTTCAGTTGTGGACAAAAGTATCTTTCCTTTTATCATTTCCAAAAAGATTGACAAACTAGGTGGATATGTAAAAGAGATTCTTTCTTTTCCATCACTTtcacatgtaaaaaaaaaatagtgtgaCATTTCGTCTCGGACAGCATCttcaaattgatcatttttgataTATCGCACTGGACGATTCCATCGTTTATAGTCGAAAAGAAGAGTAACAAGAGGTTTTTCAAACCAGAGGAGGTCTTTATCTTCTTTAAGTTTAAGTATTTCTAACTTCGAATTTTCTTCCGAACAAAGGGAAGGAGAAGGGTCTTCTTCGATGGATCCTTCTTCCTGTTTAGTCCCCTTCGTTTCGGAAATTGTTTCGATTTCTACATCTGTTTCTCCCTCACTTTCCCCCCTTTCTTCCGTTTCGGCAGTTTCTTCTTTTAGTTTCTTAGTAACAATAGGCGACGGCATTCTGCCTAAATAGTAGACACAGGTGATAAATAAGAGAATACTAAAGATTCGAGCCATAGAATTTCTCAATTCTGACACAAGGTACTTATTCGATCTAATAGAATTATTTTTCCGTATCCAGAATAATACCAATCCAACCCATTTCATGAATAAAATGTGACCAATTAACCAACCAACAAAACTACTTGTTACAAATAACATCTTGTTGTTGCATCAAAACATATAAATGTTGACTAATCTGGCTAATGTTGAACTCGGTAAAATGAAATGGTTGAATAATTGAAAAATGAGATTATTCAGGAATACACATTGAATGCTGAGATTACGCATTGAGTTTCTGGTAGTAGATCCATAATCAAAAACGTTTTTGTGGTTGTTCCAGAAGAAATGAAACAAAAGATACGGTAGAACTAGGACAGTTATTGTATGAGGTCTACCCAATGCTAGATGGAGAGGCGCATAATAGATCGATATGAACATCATGAGCTGTCCCGTAATAAAACCCGTTGTTGCTGATACCTCCTTCTCGGTTCCTTCTTCCATAACCCGAGCTCGGAGAAGGAAGAGATAAGAGGGCCCTATGGAGA encodes:
- the LOC113351798 gene encoding uncharacterized protein LOC113351798 translates to MNEAFSEEGWIWINKFHNILPTNYQEFEEKKEKFERKYFLPEEGKLNSENRTKFLFDAVTPDRHHQRIIKESIGIKEIRKEVPQWSYKLITSLDQQDGTILEETAEDHEIRSRKANHVVIFTDTERTNSTTNTNDEVEEVFVLRYAQESDFRRDIIKGSMRAQRRKTGIWEPFQTNIHSPLFLDRIYKKFFFSADTSRIWNLLFKNWMIKSTELKNSSFEEETKEKDKKRKKKGEENDRLAVAESWDTVLFGQSIRGCLLIAHSIFRKYIGLLSLIIAKNVSRILLFQPPEWNEDWREWGREMHVKCTYNGVQLSEMEFPKNWLTEGIQIKILYPFYPKPWNSSKKRSHHKNPRGIKENSCFLTVWGMETEFPFGSPRRRPSFLKPIFKDLEKRITKKKTQIVNSPRAMEQRIIPDLHRGIDGDSQISQNRM
- the LOC113351797 gene encoding uncharacterized protein LOC113351797, encoding MRNLSIQCVFLNNLIFQLFNHFILPSSTLARLVNIYMFRCNNKMLFVTSSFVGWLIGHILFMKWVGLVLFWIRKNNSIRSNKYLVSELRNSMARIFSILLFITCVYYLGRMPSPIVTKKLKEETAETEERGESEGETDVEIETISETKGTKQEEGSIEEDPSPSLCSEENSKLEILKLKEDKDLLWFEKPLVTLLFDYKRWNRPVRYIKNDQFEDAVRDEMSHYFFFTCESDGKERISFTYPPSLSIFLEMIKGKILLSTTEKPSSEELYNNWVYTNKKKKTNINNAFFNRIDAIERGSLKLDVLEKRIRFCNDETEQDCLPERYDPFLNGTRRGSEKKKKYLNSSLNMNEAFSEEGWIWINKFHNILPTNYQEFEEKKEKFERKYFLPEEGKLNSENRTKFLFDAVTPDRHHQRIIKESIGIKEIRKEVPQWSYKLITSLDQQDGTILEETAEDHEIRSRKANHVVIFTDTERTNSTTNTNDEVEEVFVLRYAQESDFRRDIIKGSMRAQRRKTGIWEPFQTNK